The following proteins are encoded in a genomic region of Blastococcus colisei:
- a CDS encoding DNA recombination protein RmuC, whose product MDAASLLTGLLLGALLATAVTLGVVTLLSRRRPEGAGLEPVHESLDHLHRLLAGMERARATAHGELREQMGTVGQASAQLTHETAALVTALRTPHVRGRWGEVQLRRVVEVAGLVEHCDFVEQPGGTNDEGAGVRPDLIVTLADGRQVIVDAKVPFTGYIEAVQATDQGVRDQRVAMHARQLRAHVDQLAARRYPTAFRPAAPFTVLFVPSDGFLMTALEAEPGLLEYGFSRDVVLATPSTLLALLRTVAYSWRQERLARDADQVLEVGRRLHARLSTLSGHLTRLGSALGTTMTRFNETVGSYERSVLTAARRFDDLGIADSPVPTPEPLEATVRSLRPAEPAFDDDRQQSRDGTTG is encoded by the coding sequence ATGGACGCCGCTTCCCTGCTCACCGGTCTCCTCCTGGGCGCGCTGCTGGCCACCGCCGTCACCCTCGGGGTGGTCACGCTGCTGTCCCGTCGCCGCCCTGAGGGCGCCGGCCTGGAACCGGTGCACGAGTCGCTGGACCACCTGCACCGGCTGCTGGCCGGCATGGAGCGCGCCCGTGCCACCGCGCACGGCGAGCTGCGCGAGCAGATGGGCACCGTCGGCCAGGCCTCGGCTCAGCTCACGCACGAGACGGCGGCCCTGGTCACCGCCCTGCGCACCCCGCACGTGCGCGGCCGCTGGGGCGAGGTGCAGCTGCGCCGGGTCGTCGAGGTCGCGGGGTTGGTCGAGCACTGCGACTTCGTCGAGCAGCCGGGGGGCACCAACGACGAGGGCGCCGGCGTCCGGCCCGACCTGATCGTGACCCTCGCCGACGGCCGTCAGGTGATCGTCGACGCGAAGGTGCCGTTCACCGGCTACATCGAGGCGGTCCAGGCCACCGATCAGGGCGTGCGCGACCAGCGGGTCGCGATGCACGCCCGCCAGCTGCGGGCCCACGTCGACCAGCTGGCCGCCCGTCGTTATCCGACCGCCTTCCGGCCGGCAGCACCGTTCACCGTGCTCTTCGTGCCCTCCGACGGCTTCCTGATGACGGCGTTGGAAGCCGAGCCGGGCCTGCTCGAGTACGGCTTCTCCCGCGACGTCGTGCTCGCCACCCCGAGCACCCTGCTGGCACTGCTGCGCACCGTCGCGTACTCCTGGCGGCAGGAGCGACTGGCCCGCGACGCCGACCAGGTGCTGGAGGTCGGTCGCCGGCTGCACGCCCGGCTGAGCACCCTGTCGGGCCACCTCACCCGCCTCGGCTCCGCTCTGGGCACGACGATGACCCGCTTCAACGAGACCGTCGGCTCCTACGAGCGATCGGTCCTGACGGCGGCTCGCCGGTTCGACGACCTGGGCATCGCCGACAGCCCCGTGCCGACGCCCGAGCCACTCGAGGCCACGGTCCGCAGCCTGCGTCCGGCCGAGCCGGCGTTCGACGACGATCGGCAGCAGAGCCGGGACGGCACGACCGGCTGA
- a CDS encoding methylated-DNA--[protein]-cysteine S-methyltransferase: MTIPTLARHATVPTPPGPFTVVVDTDAGGRDVVIASGWTADVADLLPVVHTSLRPAGSEFVDHLPVLDQVEKFFAGDVTAIDDVVVRQRSGPFLQEAWDVLRTVPAGRPDTYAAFAARCGRPAAIRAAANACARNAAALFVPCHRVLGSDGGLGGFRWGTPVKRWLLDHEAAHAPVHA; this comes from the coding sequence ATGACCATCCCGACCCTGGCCCGGCACGCCACCGTTCCCACTCCACCCGGTCCCTTCACCGTCGTCGTCGACACCGATGCCGGCGGGCGGGACGTCGTGATCGCCAGCGGCTGGACCGCCGACGTCGCCGACCTCCTGCCGGTCGTGCACACCTCACTCCGCCCCGCGGGCAGCGAGTTCGTCGACCACCTGCCGGTGCTCGACCAGGTGGAGAAGTTCTTCGCCGGCGATGTCACGGCCATCGACGACGTCGTCGTCCGCCAGCGGTCGGGCCCCTTCCTCCAGGAGGCCTGGGACGTGCTCCGGACGGTGCCCGCCGGACGGCCCGACACCTACGCCGCCTTCGCCGCCCGCTGCGGGCGGCCGGCCGCGATCCGCGCGGCGGCCAACGCCTGCGCCCGCAACGCGGCGGCGCTGTTCGTCCCCTGCCACCGGGTGCTGGGGTCCGACGGCGGCCTCGGCGGCTTCCGCTGGGGCACGCCGGTCAAGCGGTGGCTGCTCGACCACGAAGCGGCCCACGCCCCCGTCCACGCCTGA
- a CDS encoding ABC transporter ATP-binding protein, which produces MTTTQAAARPGATAAQTEPAVRMRGLVKRYGNRAVVDGLDLDVVRGEVFALLGPNGAGKTTTIEMLEGVRERDGGELRVLGADPARAGRDWRARIGVVSQGEGAAQELSVREVLDHFAGYHATPRPTAELIAAVGLEEKAGTRVGRLSGGQRRRLEVALGVQGRPELVFLDEPTTGMDPVARRQFWELVRGLRADGTTVLLTTHYLDEAAQLADRVGVVAEGRLVEVAPPDELGAELRRLATVRWTEGAAVHEVRTESPAAVLRDLLAGPGDVPGLTVNRPSLEDVYLSLVGSPSTVPAEPEGDLR; this is translated from the coding sequence ATGACGACGACACAGGCCGCGGCCCGACCCGGGGCGACGGCGGCACAGACGGAACCGGCCGTGCGCATGCGCGGACTGGTCAAGCGGTACGGGAACCGGGCCGTCGTCGACGGCCTCGACCTCGACGTGGTCCGCGGCGAGGTGTTCGCCCTGCTCGGGCCGAACGGCGCCGGCAAGACGACGACGATCGAGATGCTGGAGGGCGTCCGGGAACGGGACGGCGGCGAGCTGCGCGTCCTCGGCGCCGACCCGGCCCGCGCCGGGCGCGACTGGCGGGCCCGCATCGGCGTCGTCAGCCAGGGTGAGGGCGCCGCGCAGGAACTCAGCGTGCGCGAGGTACTCGACCACTTCGCCGGGTACCACGCGACGCCCCGGCCGACGGCGGAGCTGATCGCCGCCGTCGGGCTGGAGGAGAAGGCGGGCACGCGCGTCGGGCGGCTGTCCGGCGGGCAGCGCCGCCGCCTCGAGGTGGCCCTCGGCGTGCAGGGCCGGCCGGAGCTGGTCTTCCTCGACGAGCCGACGACCGGGATGGACCCGGTCGCCCGACGGCAGTTCTGGGAGCTGGTCCGCGGGCTGCGCGCCGACGGGACGACCGTGCTGCTGACCACCCACTACCTCGACGAGGCGGCCCAGCTGGCCGACCGGGTCGGTGTCGTCGCCGAGGGCCGGCTGGTCGAGGTGGCCCCGCCCGACGAGCTCGGCGCCGAACTGCGGCGGCTGGCCACGGTCCGCTGGACCGAGGGCGCCGCGGTGCACGAGGTGCGCACCGAGTCACCCGCCGCCGTCCTGCGAGACCTGCTCGCCGGTCCCGGCGACGTCCCGGGCCTCACCGTCAACCGCCCGAGCCTGGAAGACGTCTACCTCTCGCTCGTCGGCAGCCCGTCCACCGTTCCCGCCGAGCCCGAGGGAGACCTTCGATGA
- a CDS encoding TetR/AcrR family transcriptional regulator, translating into MATEFTGTGDPARSMALLWRTSGDGGSRPGRKSALDVDRIVAAAVRLADADGLAELSMRRVAAELHVAAMTLYTHVPGKGELVDLMLDAVLGELYPDEEVVASGAWRKRLRTLARANWDFFLRHPWAVHVSTGRPPLGPGLVRKYELELRAVDGLGLSDVQMDSLVTLVNGFVRGTVGGVREKADAERVTGIGEDQWWAATEPYVAQVFDPERYPTAARVGLVAGAERGAHDPDRSFEFGLERLLDGIGVLILDASR; encoded by the coding sequence ATGGCCACGGAGTTCACCGGCACCGGCGACCCGGCCCGCAGCATGGCCCTGCTCTGGCGCACCAGCGGGGACGGCGGCTCGCGACCCGGTCGGAAGTCGGCGCTGGACGTCGACCGCATCGTCGCGGCCGCCGTCCGGCTGGCCGACGCCGACGGGCTCGCCGAGCTGTCGATGCGCCGCGTCGCCGCAGAGCTCCACGTGGCGGCGATGACCCTCTACACGCACGTGCCGGGCAAGGGAGAGCTCGTCGACCTCATGCTCGACGCCGTCCTGGGTGAGCTCTACCCGGACGAGGAGGTGGTGGCGTCAGGGGCCTGGCGGAAGCGGCTCAGGACCCTCGCCCGGGCCAACTGGGACTTCTTCCTCCGGCACCCCTGGGCCGTGCACGTGTCGACCGGCCGTCCGCCGCTCGGGCCCGGACTGGTGCGCAAGTACGAGTTGGAGCTCCGTGCCGTGGACGGGCTGGGCCTCTCCGACGTCCAGATGGACTCGCTCGTGACGTTGGTCAACGGCTTCGTGCGGGGAACGGTCGGCGGGGTGCGCGAGAAGGCCGACGCCGAGCGGGTGACCGGCATCGGCGAGGACCAGTGGTGGGCCGCGACCGAGCCCTACGTCGCCCAGGTCTTCGACCCCGAGCGGTACCCGACCGCCGCCCGCGTGGGATTGGTCGCGGGCGCGGAGCGCGGGGCCCACGACCCGGACCGGTCGTTCGAGTTCGGGCTCGAGCGGCTGCTCGACGGCATCGGCGTGCTCATCCTCGACGCCTCGCGATGA
- a CDS encoding sensor histidine kinase, protein MTTGLLGSAVVPARGADDGGAPLPEAGLRATVLVLHAAFVVLVAVASLVVLVGDVDGSRPVLMTALATWTVAYLLLGAPAVRGSDVRRARAYLVVHVAVFGVLAWEQPSLLFLMFLAYPQVWFLVESVREGVSWTVALALAGTIGPAISWTRGTEPLWGPGQTLVGMVLSLAMGLWVSRVTDRSRQRAVLIGQLEATRAELADAHHQQGMVAERERLAREVHDTLAQGYTSIVVLAQAAAAALAGNPSAAAERLALIEEVARENLAEARAMVAAFSPVALDSSTLVEALQRLADRFGRETGIATRLDTAALADTEAGLSRAEEIVLLRGAQEALANVRRHASASAVVLRIGRVGSGESAQVSVHVEDDGVGFDPAETAGVGLAGLRDRAAEVGGAVDVVSQPGRGTRVTVRVPAR, encoded by the coding sequence GTGACCACCGGTCTGCTCGGCTCCGCCGTCGTCCCCGCCCGCGGCGCGGACGACGGCGGAGCGCCGCTGCCGGAGGCCGGCCTCCGGGCCACGGTGCTCGTGCTGCACGCGGCCTTCGTCGTCCTGGTCGCCGTCGCATCGCTCGTCGTGCTGGTCGGCGACGTCGACGGATCCCGCCCGGTGCTCATGACCGCGCTGGCGACCTGGACCGTGGCATACCTGCTGCTCGGCGCCCCGGCGGTGCGGGGGAGCGACGTCCGCAGGGCGCGGGCCTACCTGGTCGTCCATGTCGCGGTCTTCGGCGTGCTGGCCTGGGAGCAGCCCTCGCTGCTCTTCCTCATGTTCCTGGCCTATCCGCAGGTCTGGTTCCTCGTGGAGTCCGTGCGCGAGGGCGTGTCCTGGACCGTGGCGCTGGCCCTGGCGGGCACGATCGGGCCGGCCATCAGCTGGACCCGGGGCACCGAGCCGCTGTGGGGACCGGGCCAGACGCTGGTCGGGATGGTGCTCAGCCTCGCCATGGGTCTGTGGGTGAGCCGGGTGACGGACCGGAGCCGGCAGCGCGCGGTGCTGATCGGCCAACTGGAGGCCACGAGGGCCGAGCTCGCCGACGCCCATCACCAGCAGGGCATGGTGGCCGAGCGCGAACGGCTGGCCCGGGAGGTGCACGACACCCTGGCGCAGGGCTACACGAGCATCGTGGTGCTGGCACAGGCCGCCGCCGCCGCGCTGGCGGGCAACCCGTCCGCGGCCGCGGAGCGGCTGGCCCTCATCGAGGAGGTCGCGCGGGAGAACCTGGCCGAGGCGCGGGCGATGGTGGCCGCGTTCTCGCCGGTTGCCCTGGACTCGAGCACGCTCGTGGAGGCCCTGCAGCGGCTGGCCGACCGGTTCGGCCGGGAGACCGGCATCGCCACCCGGCTGGACACCGCCGCATTGGCCGACACCGAGGCGGGCCTCAGCCGCGCCGAGGAGATCGTGCTGCTGCGCGGCGCGCAGGAGGCGCTGGCCAACGTCCGGCGCCATGCATCGGCCAGCGCGGTCGTGCTGCGGATCGGCCGGGTCGGGTCGGGGGAGTCCGCTCAGGTGTCGGTGCACGTCGAGGACGACGGCGTCGGGTTCGACCCGGCCGAGACCGCCGGTGTGGGACTGGCCGGTCTGCGGGACCGCGCGGCGGAGGTGGGGGGCGCGGTGGACGTCGTCTCCCAGCCCGGTCGCGGCACGCGGGTCACGGTGCGGGTGCCGGCGCGATGA
- a CDS encoding ABC transporter permease, with amino-acid sequence MTAVLSPSTPPASPDRPTPPSAARIALRRVGLELRLFFRERQQVVFSFAYPVIMLVIFAAVLGGDERPGDVPFTHYFLAGIAATGIMLTSFQAVGTSIATERENGRLERLQVLGTPPVAYFAGKAGQVLVTTAAQLALLLPLAHYAYDVPMPSDLQHWLTFGWVAVLGALAGTVLGVAVSALPGSAASVNTGVSAFAIVLQFFSGVFFGFLELPGWMQQAAALFPLKWLTQGMRSAFLPDEAGAFEIAAGWEHGRTALVLLAWVIIGAMVCVRTFRWRRADR; translated from the coding sequence ATGACCGCCGTCCTGTCGCCGTCCACCCCGCCCGCGTCGCCCGACCGTCCCACGCCGCCGTCGGCCGCGCGCATCGCGCTCCGCCGGGTCGGCCTGGAGCTGCGGCTGTTCTTCCGGGAGCGCCAGCAGGTGGTGTTCTCCTTCGCCTACCCGGTGATCATGCTGGTCATCTTCGCGGCGGTCCTGGGTGGCGACGAGCGTCCCGGCGACGTCCCCTTCACGCACTACTTCCTGGCCGGGATCGCGGCGACCGGGATCATGCTGACCAGCTTCCAGGCCGTCGGCACGTCCATCGCGACCGAGCGGGAGAACGGTCGACTGGAGCGGCTGCAGGTGCTGGGCACCCCGCCGGTGGCCTACTTCGCCGGCAAGGCCGGCCAGGTCCTGGTCACCACGGCGGCGCAGCTGGCGCTGCTCCTGCCGCTGGCCCACTACGCGTACGACGTCCCCATGCCATCCGATCTGCAGCACTGGCTGACCTTCGGGTGGGTGGCGGTGCTCGGCGCACTCGCCGGCACGGTCCTGGGCGTGGCCGTCTCGGCGCTGCCGGGGAGCGCGGCCTCGGTGAACACCGGGGTGTCGGCGTTCGCGATCGTGCTCCAGTTCTTCTCCGGTGTCTTCTTCGGTTTCCTGGAGCTGCCAGGCTGGATGCAGCAGGCAGCGGCGCTCTTCCCGCTCAAGTGGCTGACCCAGGGCATGCGGTCGGCGTTCCTGCCCGACGAGGCCGGCGCCTTCGAGATCGCCGCCGGGTGGGAACACGGCAGAACGGCCCTGGTGCTCCTCGCATGGGTGATCATCGGCGCCATGGTGTGCGTCCGTACCTTCCGTTGGCGCCGGGCCGACCGGTGA
- the xseA gene encoding exodeoxyribonuclease VII large subunit, translating to MTAPSSPEAPWPVRTVARKIADWIGRLGEVWVEGQVAQLSRRGGAATVFLTLRDPAADLSVPVTCHRDVAERPGLELTEGARVIVRARPDYYVARGSFSLRATEIRAVGLGELLARIERIRRLLAAEGLFDAARKRPLPFAPAVVGVITGRDSAAERDVLVTARRRWPAIRFEMFNCAVQGPQAAANVIEGLRRLDADHAVEVIVIARGGGSVEDLLPFSDEGLVRAIAATRTPVVTAVGHETDTTLVDHVADVRAATPTDAAHRVVPEIGEQRRLVDGLRSRARQVLTGRVEQQERWLESMRTRPVLASPDRLLHGREEDVVSLRTRARRTLAHRVDGAGRDLEHARARVAALSPAATLERGYAVLQKADGSLVRDPAEVTDGERLRVRVADGRIPVRVELPGDGEDERP from the coding sequence GTGACCGCCCCCTCCTCCCCCGAGGCGCCCTGGCCGGTCCGCACCGTCGCGCGCAAGATCGCCGACTGGATCGGCCGCCTCGGTGAGGTCTGGGTCGAGGGGCAGGTCGCCCAGCTCTCCCGCCGCGGTGGGGCGGCGACCGTCTTCCTCACCCTGCGGGACCCGGCCGCGGATCTGTCCGTGCCGGTCACCTGTCACCGCGACGTCGCCGAGCGCCCCGGCCTGGAGCTGACCGAGGGCGCCCGCGTGATCGTGCGGGCGCGCCCCGACTACTACGTCGCCAGGGGCTCGTTCTCGCTGCGGGCCACCGAGATCCGCGCGGTCGGCCTCGGTGAGCTGCTGGCCCGCATCGAGCGCATCCGTCGGCTGCTGGCGGCCGAGGGCCTCTTCGACGCCGCCCGCAAGCGCCCCCTCCCCTTCGCCCCCGCCGTGGTCGGCGTCATCACCGGCCGGGACAGCGCCGCCGAACGCGACGTCCTGGTGACGGCGCGGCGGCGGTGGCCGGCGATCCGCTTCGAGATGTTCAACTGCGCCGTCCAGGGCCCGCAGGCCGCGGCCAACGTGATCGAGGGCCTGCGCCGGCTCGATGCCGACCACGCGGTCGAGGTCATCGTGATCGCCCGTGGCGGCGGCTCGGTCGAGGACCTGCTGCCCTTCTCCGACGAGGGTCTCGTGCGCGCCATCGCCGCGACCCGCACGCCGGTCGTCACGGCGGTCGGCCACGAGACGGACACCACGCTGGTCGACCACGTCGCCGACGTCCGTGCCGCGACGCCCACGGACGCCGCCCACCGCGTGGTGCCGGAGATCGGCGAGCAGCGCCGTCTCGTCGACGGGTTGCGCTCCCGGGCCCGCCAGGTGCTCACCGGCCGGGTCGAGCAGCAGGAGCGATGGCTGGAGTCGATGCGGACCCGCCCGGTGCTGGCCTCACCCGATCGGCTGCTGCACGGGCGGGAGGAGGACGTCGTCTCCCTCCGGACCCGCGCCCGCCGGACCCTGGCGCACCGGGTCGACGGGGCCGGGCGCGACCTCGAGCACGCCCGCGCCCGGGTGGCGGCCCTGTCCCCCGCTGCCACCCTCGAGCGCGGGTACGCCGTCCTCCAGAAGGCCGACGGATCGCTGGTCCGCGACCCGGCGGAGGTCACCGACGGAGAGCGACTCCGCGTCCGGGTCGCCGACGGCCGGATCCCCGTGCGGGTCGAGCTGCCCGGCGACGGGGAGGATGAGCGACCGTGA
- a CDS encoding response regulator transcription factor, translated as MIKVLVVDDHPVVRGGLVGWLAAQPDLEVVGEAADGLEALAAVAEHAPDVVLMDLRMPRMDGVAATGRIAATHPGVRVLVLTTYDTDSDIVRAVESGATGYLLKDTPLPQLAQAVRAAARGETVLAPPVAARLVSRMRAPAAEAPTARELEVLAGVARGSTNAEIGRELFIGEATVKTHLLRVFAKLGVDDRTRAVMVAVERGLLPPPGA; from the coding sequence ATGATCAAGGTGCTTGTGGTGGACGACCATCCCGTCGTCCGCGGGGGGCTCGTGGGCTGGCTGGCCGCGCAGCCCGACCTGGAGGTCGTGGGGGAGGCGGCCGACGGGCTGGAGGCGCTGGCGGCGGTGGCCGAGCACGCCCCGGACGTCGTCCTCATGGACCTGCGCATGCCACGGATGGACGGCGTCGCGGCCACCGGGCGGATCGCGGCCACACACCCCGGCGTCCGAGTGCTGGTGCTGACCACCTACGACACCGACTCCGACATCGTGCGGGCAGTGGAGTCCGGCGCGACCGGCTACCTGCTCAAGGACACTCCGCTGCCCCAGCTCGCCCAGGCGGTTCGCGCCGCGGCACGCGGGGAGACGGTGCTGGCGCCGCCGGTGGCGGCGCGGCTGGTGTCCCGCATGCGGGCGCCTGCGGCCGAGGCCCCGACGGCGCGGGAGCTGGAGGTCCTCGCCGGGGTGGCGCGCGGGTCGACCAACGCCGAGATCGGCCGGGAGCTGTTCATCGGTGAGGCGACGGTGAAGACCCACCTGCTGCGGGTGTTCGCCAAGCTCGGCGTGGACGACCGCACGCGGGCGGTGATGGTCGCCGTCGAGCGGGGCCTGCTCCCTCCTCCGGGTGCCTGA
- a CDS encoding exodeoxyribonuclease VII small subunit — protein sequence MTENAEPTTTYEQAREELADVVRRLEAGGLTLEESLALWERGEELAKLCQHWLDRARERLAAAAPADDADRS from the coding sequence GTGACCGAGAACGCCGAGCCGACGACCACCTACGAGCAGGCCCGCGAGGAGCTCGCCGACGTCGTCCGCCGGCTCGAGGCCGGCGGCCTGACGCTCGAGGAGTCACTGGCGCTCTGGGAGCGCGGTGAGGAGCTGGCGAAGCTCTGCCAGCACTGGCTGGACCGGGCCAGGGAGCGGCTGGCCGCGGCCGCGCCGGCGGACGACGCCGACCGGTCCTGA
- a CDS encoding DUF6542 domain-containing protein → MDEDYVDAPARQPRSTAGATRSREAGTSAGRGGRVRGAVAVIGMFLVTLAGAGIDSFVGMGLGLVTLVALVGVTALAALVARRRDLASVVVAPPLVFVTVALVNIGLAPSASFNLPTIATLLVRGFPTMGIATAVALVLALVRLAARR, encoded by the coding sequence GTGGACGAGGACTACGTCGACGCCCCCGCGAGGCAGCCCCGGAGCACGGCGGGCGCGACACGCAGTCGCGAAGCCGGCACGTCGGCCGGGCGCGGCGGCCGGGTTCGCGGAGCCGTCGCCGTCATCGGCATGTTCCTGGTGACTCTCGCGGGCGCCGGGATCGACTCGTTCGTCGGCATGGGCCTGGGCCTGGTGACCTTGGTCGCGCTGGTCGGCGTCACCGCGCTGGCCGCTCTCGTCGCGCGTCGTCGCGACCTCGCGTCCGTCGTCGTCGCGCCGCCGCTCGTCTTCGTCACCGTGGCGCTCGTGAACATCGGCCTCGCACCGTCGGCGAGCTTCAACCTGCCCACGATCGCGACGCTGCTGGTGCGCGGCTTCCCGACCATGGGGATCGCGACGGCCGTGGCCCTCGTGCTGGCCCTGGTCCGCCTGGCCGCCCGGCGCTGA
- a CDS encoding 4-hydroxy-3-methylbut-2-enyl diphosphate reductase gives MADQRGRVLLADPRGYCAGVDRAVVAVERALEIHGAPVYVRKQIVHNKHVVATLERRGAIFVEETDEVPEGSVVVFSAHGVSPAVHEEAAGRQLRTIDATCPLVTKVHQEAKRFARDDYDILLIGHRGHEEVEGTAGEAPAHVQLVDGPEDVANVQVRDPEKVVWLSQTTLSVDETLATVDQLKNRFPGLQSPPSDDICYATQNRQQAVKQMAADCDLVLVVGSTNSSNSVRLVEVALEAGARDSHLVDFAAEIDPAWLEGVGTVGVTSGASVPEVLVSEVLDWLAERGYADVETVKAAEERLVFALPHELRRAEKAAQTAGD, from the coding sequence ATGGCTGATCAGCGCGGACGCGTCCTGCTGGCCGATCCCCGGGGCTACTGCGCCGGCGTCGATCGGGCGGTGGTGGCCGTCGAGCGGGCCCTGGAGATCCACGGCGCCCCCGTCTACGTCCGCAAGCAGATCGTCCACAACAAGCACGTGGTGGCGACGCTGGAGCGACGCGGGGCGATCTTCGTCGAGGAGACCGATGAGGTGCCCGAGGGGTCGGTCGTCGTCTTCAGCGCGCACGGGGTGTCGCCGGCGGTGCACGAGGAGGCGGCCGGCCGGCAGCTGCGCACCATCGACGCGACCTGCCCGCTGGTGACGAAGGTGCACCAGGAGGCCAAGCGCTTCGCCCGCGACGACTACGACATCCTGCTGATCGGTCACCGCGGCCACGAAGAGGTCGAGGGCACCGCAGGTGAGGCGCCGGCCCACGTCCAGCTGGTGGACGGTCCCGAGGACGTGGCCAACGTCCAGGTGCGCGACCCGGAGAAGGTCGTGTGGCTGTCCCAGACGACGCTGTCGGTCGACGAGACGCTGGCGACGGTCGACCAGCTGAAGAACCGGTTCCCCGGGCTGCAGTCACCGCCGAGCGACGACATCTGCTACGCCACCCAGAACCGTCAGCAGGCCGTGAAGCAGATGGCCGCCGACTGCGATCTCGTGCTCGTCGTCGGCTCCACGAACAGCTCGAACTCGGTGCGGCTGGTCGAGGTGGCGCTGGAGGCCGGCGCCCGCGACTCGCACCTGGTCGACTTCGCCGCCGAGATCGACCCGGCCTGGCTCGAGGGCGTGGGCACCGTCGGGGTCACCAGCGGCGCGTCGGTACCCGAGGTCCTGGTGAGCGAGGTCCTCGACTGGCTGGCCGAGCGCGGCTACGCCGACGTCGAGACGGTGAAGGCCGCCGAGGAGCGACTGGTCTTCGCCCTGCCGCACGAGCTCCGCCGCGCCGAGAAGGCCGCGCAGACCGCCGGCGACTGA
- a CDS encoding AlkA N-terminal domain-containing protein has translation MTPPLDTERCYRAVAGRDARFDGWFFTAVHTTGIYCRPSCPARTPLARNVTFFTTAAAAQGAGFRACRRCRPDAVPGSPEWDVRADIVARAMRLIADGEVERSGVPGLAARLGYSERQLHRLLVGELGVGPLALARAQRAQTARILVETTDLPMADVAFAAGFASIRQFNDTVREVFATTPTELRRKSAGATGAAPGWLTLRLAARAPYEAAEVLLFLGAHAVPGLEEWDGTTFSRVLDLPHGPAVVRLSPAPDGGAAVTARLRLAELRDLGPAVTRCRRMLDLDADPAAVDDVLGADPALAPLVAAAPGRRVPASPDADELAIRAVLGQQVSVAGARTLTTRLLSAGAPLAEPVGTLTHAFPRAAALTDADLSAVGLTGARRRTVSALATALASGDIALDPGADREEAGRALLAVPGIGPWTAALVGLRGLADPDVWLPGDLALRRSLAALGSSDADAALRWRPWRSYAVLHLWALAVPSLFTRPTTPLTRPTTPAPELQRSA, from the coding sequence GTGACCCCGCCACTGGACACCGAGCGCTGTTATCGCGCCGTCGCCGGACGCGATGCCCGCTTCGACGGCTGGTTCTTCACCGCCGTGCACACCACCGGCATCTACTGCCGCCCGTCGTGCCCGGCGCGCACTCCCCTGGCACGCAACGTCACCTTCTTCACGACCGCTGCCGCTGCCCAGGGCGCCGGGTTCCGCGCCTGTCGTCGGTGCCGTCCCGACGCCGTCCCCGGGTCGCCGGAGTGGGACGTCCGCGCCGACATCGTCGCCCGCGCCATGCGGCTGATCGCCGACGGCGAGGTCGAGCGCTCCGGGGTACCGGGTCTGGCCGCCCGGCTCGGTTACTCGGAGCGCCAGCTGCACCGCCTGCTGGTCGGCGAGCTCGGGGTCGGGCCGCTGGCCTTGGCCCGTGCGCAGCGAGCGCAGACCGCGCGGATCCTCGTCGAGACCACGGACCTGCCGATGGCCGACGTCGCCTTCGCGGCCGGGTTCGCCAGCATCCGGCAGTTCAACGACACCGTCCGCGAGGTGTTCGCGACCACTCCCACCGAGCTGCGCCGGAAGAGCGCGGGCGCCACCGGCGCGGCCCCCGGGTGGCTCACCCTGCGCCTGGCCGCCCGCGCGCCCTACGAGGCGGCCGAGGTCCTGCTCTTCCTCGGCGCGCACGCCGTCCCCGGGCTCGAGGAGTGGGACGGGACGACGTTCTCCCGCGTGCTCGACCTGCCGCACGGGCCGGCGGTCGTGCGGCTCTCCCCCGCTCCCGACGGCGGCGCGGCCGTCACCGCCCGGCTGCGCCTCGCCGAGCTGCGCGACCTGGGTCCGGCCGTGACCCGCTGCCGCCGGATGCTCGACCTGGACGCCGACCCGGCCGCCGTCGACGACGTCCTGGGCGCCGACCCCGCCCTCGCTCCGCTGGTGGCCGCCGCTCCGGGACGGCGAGTGCCCGCCTCCCCGGACGCCGACGAGCTGGCGATCCGCGCCGTCCTCGGTCAGCAAGTGTCGGTCGCCGGCGCCCGCACGCTCACGACGCGCCTGCTGTCGGCCGGCGCTCCCCTGGCCGAGCCGGTCGGCACGCTCACCCATGCCTTCCCCCGGGCCGCCGCACTGACCGACGCCGACCTGAGCGCCGTCGGTCTGACCGGTGCCAGGCGCCGCACGGTCTCGGCGCTGGCGACCGCGCTCGCCTCCGGCGACATCGCCCTCGACCCGGGCGCCGACCGCGAGGAGGCCGGCCGGGCGCTGCTCGCCGTCCCCGGTATCGGCCCGTGGACGGCGGCGCTGGTCGGGCTCCGCGGCCTCGCCGACCCCGACGTCTGGCTGCCCGGTGATCTGGCACTCCGGAGGTCGCTGGCCGCCCTCGGCAGCTCCGACGCCGATGCTGCCCTTCGCTGGCGGCCCTGGCGGTCCTACGCCGTCCTGCACCTCTGGGCGCTCGCCGTGCCGTCCCTCTTCACCCGTCCGACCACACCCCTCACCCGCCCGACCACCCCCGCACCCGAACTCCAGAGGAGCGCCTGA